From Shewanella yunxiaonensis, the proteins below share one genomic window:
- a CDS encoding DUF748 domain-containing protein, which yields MIVSRLQGMTAAYNKVPRSMRISFWLLACYLLYALLLGLITPAIVRSVAPDKMTQLLGRQVALKQLHINPFLLKVRLEDFAIAGKTGEQPLLSLSHAELEFNFWQSVFNRAWCVDHLQLDGLQSQVARTTDTKGNIVFNFDDIVARLQSPETKEAATEPTHQPLPDFRIKSLTLAQSRFAFSDATANITLSYHDINFTLNNFGTRNAVSKDEMVATKPNQYQMSLSGQDNGTLVADGQLLLQPLQVDGNLQLNNITLPPFWGYVQPMLKAKLTEGAISLKTHYLVSQQPDKPLTYAVDNTYVTVNKLQFADGDNPVIKLPKLNVGEITLTSEQQHVNVADVTVDGLWINSRFDQHGLALAPLFTPTSSTKTEESAATAVNKEDASTSKWLIKLAAFNLKNADVNVHEQQISKGVDWRVYPLTVKTGSIDSELSAPLNYQISLDISQSNAKGSGGNFSSEGSINLASKQASGKLTLSNLLLSQFQPYLSHYLNIELPKGQVSSAGDFSADADGHASYKGNVDVSDLEIKDLQQRRPLLKWQQLTIDSLDFDAGKKQLLLGNVTLDKPYAKVTINEDHSTNIGELVVKQASDKMADTKTTTAKTKPAPEATNDGKTEQPFKVTVASINFNNGSAFFADNSLTPNFATGIEQLHGKISSLSSIPGTKATVDIAGKIDRYAPMTLKGEINPLLKQPYLNLDLLFKSVELTTVNPYSGTYAGYYIDKGQLTLALNYQLENNHLNGNNHVVIDQLKLGKPTDSKLATSLPVTLAIALLQDRHGVIDLGLPVSGDLDNPDFSFGGVLLTVLTNVITKAVTAPFSFLAGLISSDEELNLVAFDAGSSKLSKAEQDKLQKLASALADRPKLTLSIEASVDPQPDSQVLAERRLQRQLLQQSGLDNLPDDFSASRIPASGKLTDALLALYQKQFNIDPTIEKAKAEKAATDDKGKVDTNKLTTLWHIGLYNQLLNAETITDADLGNLAQRRSQSVKAFLVDNAAVAPERVFLLDSKTKLNRSKAEAQLSLSAN from the coding sequence ATGATAGTGTCCAGACTCCAAGGAATGACCGCCGCTTACAATAAAGTGCCACGGTCAATGCGGATCTCCTTTTGGCTGTTAGCCTGCTACTTGTTATATGCATTACTGTTAGGTCTGATAACGCCCGCCATTGTCCGCTCAGTCGCACCGGATAAAATGACTCAATTACTGGGACGGCAAGTCGCACTCAAACAGCTTCATATTAATCCGTTCCTGTTAAAAGTGAGACTGGAAGACTTTGCAATTGCTGGAAAAACAGGTGAACAACCGCTGCTGTCATTGAGCCATGCAGAATTGGAATTCAATTTCTGGCAATCGGTATTCAATCGGGCCTGGTGTGTCGATCATCTGCAGCTTGATGGATTACAGAGCCAAGTTGCACGCACCACTGATACAAAAGGTAATATCGTTTTTAACTTTGACGACATTGTAGCCAGGTTACAGTCTCCGGAAACGAAAGAAGCCGCCACAGAGCCAACCCACCAACCCCTTCCTGATTTCCGGATCAAATCTCTGACTTTGGCACAAAGCCGCTTTGCGTTTTCAGATGCAACAGCCAACATCACTCTGAGTTATCACGATATCAACTTTACCCTGAATAACTTTGGTACTCGAAACGCTGTCTCAAAAGACGAAATGGTTGCCACAAAACCCAATCAATACCAGATGTCACTAAGCGGGCAAGATAACGGTACCTTAGTCGCAGACGGCCAGCTGTTATTACAGCCGTTGCAGGTTGACGGCAACTTGCAACTGAATAACATCACGCTACCACCATTCTGGGGTTATGTGCAGCCTATGCTCAAAGCGAAGCTGACTGAAGGTGCTATCTCGCTCAAAACCCATTATCTGGTGTCACAACAGCCCGATAAGCCGCTGACTTATGCGGTTGATAACACCTATGTTACCGTGAACAAATTACAATTTGCCGACGGCGATAACCCGGTAATCAAACTGCCAAAACTCAATGTTGGGGAAATCACGTTAACCAGCGAACAGCAGCACGTCAACGTCGCCGATGTTACGGTGGATGGCCTATGGATCAATAGTCGTTTCGATCAACATGGCCTGGCATTGGCACCATTATTTACGCCGACCTCGTCAACGAAAACTGAAGAATCTGCGGCTACTGCAGTTAATAAAGAAGACGCGTCCACATCGAAATGGCTAATTAAACTAGCCGCATTTAACCTTAAAAATGCCGATGTTAATGTACACGAGCAACAAATAAGTAAAGGTGTGGATTGGCGCGTATATCCGTTAACGGTAAAAACTGGCAGCATTGACAGTGAGTTATCAGCACCGCTTAACTACCAGATTTCGTTGGATATATCTCAGAGCAATGCCAAGGGTAGCGGCGGTAATTTTAGCAGTGAAGGCAGTATCAACCTCGCCAGCAAACAGGCGAGCGGCAAGCTGACATTGAGTAATCTGTTGCTGAGTCAGTTCCAGCCATACCTGTCACATTATCTGAATATCGAATTACCCAAAGGCCAGGTAAGCAGTGCCGGGGACTTCAGTGCAGATGCGGATGGACATGCGAGTTACAAGGGTAATGTTGATGTCAGTGATCTCGAAATCAAAGATCTGCAACAACGCCGGCCTTTGCTAAAGTGGCAACAACTCACCATTGATTCGTTAGATTTTGACGCTGGCAAGAAACAATTGCTGCTTGGTAATGTCACGCTCGATAAACCTTATGCCAAAGTAACAATTAACGAAGATCATAGCACCAATATCGGTGAACTCGTGGTCAAACAAGCGTCGGACAAAATGGCCGACACCAAAACGACAACTGCTAAAACCAAACCAGCGCCAGAAGCGACCAATGACGGCAAGACAGAACAACCGTTTAAAGTAACTGTCGCCAGCATTAACTTTAACAACGGTTCCGCCTTTTTTGCCGACAACTCACTGACGCCTAACTTTGCGACGGGAATTGAACAACTCCATGGTAAAATCAGTAGTCTGTCCTCTATTCCGGGAACCAAAGCGACCGTAGATATTGCGGGCAAAATCGATCGTTATGCCCCGATGACCCTAAAAGGGGAAATAAATCCACTTTTGAAACAACCGTACTTAAATTTGGATTTGTTATTCAAAAGCGTCGAACTGACAACGGTTAACCCCTACTCCGGTACTTATGCAGGTTATTACATCGATAAAGGGCAGTTAACGCTGGCTCTGAATTATCAGTTAGAAAACAATCACCTCAATGGTAATAACCATGTTGTCATTGATCAATTGAAACTCGGGAAACCTACAGACTCAAAACTCGCTACAAGTTTGCCCGTCACGCTGGCAATAGCGCTGCTACAGGACCGGCATGGAGTCATTGATCTCGGTTTACCGGTCTCAGGTGACCTGGATAATCCCGATTTCAGTTTTGGCGGGGTCCTGCTTACGGTGTTAACTAATGTGATCACTAAAGCAGTGACAGCCCCCTTCTCCTTCCTTGCCGGATTAATCAGCAGTGATGAGGAACTCAATCTGGTGGCCTTTGATGCAGGTTCCTCGAAGCTGAGCAAAGCCGAACAGGACAAATTGCAAAAGCTTGCCTCTGCACTTGCGGATCGGCCCAAACTGACACTGAGTATTGAAGCCTCAGTTGATCCACAGCCAGATAGTCAAGTGTTAGCAGAACGCAGATTGCAACGGCAATTACTGCAACAGAGTGGCTTAGATAATTTACCTGACGATTTTAGTGCTAGCCGGATCCCCGCATCAGGGAAACTGACAGATGCGTTGTTAGCATTGTATCAAAAGCAATTTAATATCGACCCCACTATCGAAAAAGCAAAAGCGGAGAAGGCTGCTACTGACGATAAAGGCAAGGTTGACACAAATAAGCTGACCACGCTGTGGCACATCGGTCTCTACAATCAGCTGTTAAATGCCGAGACTATCACTGACGCTGACCTAGGAAATCTGGCGCAACGTCGTAGTCAGTCAGTTAAAGCATTTTTAGTCGACAATGCAGCAGTTGCTCCTGAGCGGGTATTTTTATTAGACAGTAAAACCAAACTGAATAGATCCAAAGCTGAGGCACAGTTGAGTCTTAGTGCAAATTAA
- a CDS encoding RDD family protein, whose amino-acid sequence MADVKSEAMSYQYVGFGERFAATMIDVLLLLIITLPLSIWIYGDKLVSDTSLIHGPADIIINYLVPPLLVLLFWRYRSATPGKMLIKATIVDAESLKKPSMRQWIIRYLGYIPAMLPLCLGLAWVAFDPRKQGWHDKLAGTVVIKHIGY is encoded by the coding sequence GTGGCGGATGTTAAGTCAGAAGCAATGTCGTATCAATATGTGGGCTTTGGGGAACGCTTTGCCGCAACCATGATAGATGTTCTGTTGCTACTGATAATAACGCTGCCACTCAGTATCTGGATATACGGTGACAAGCTGGTATCAGATACCAGCTTGATCCATGGCCCCGCAGATATCATCATCAACTATCTGGTGCCACCACTGTTAGTGCTACTGTTCTGGAGATACCGTTCAGCGACACCGGGAAAAATGTTGATTAAGGCTACAATCGTGGATGCCGAGAGTCTTAAAAAACCCTCAATGCGCCAATGGATTATCCGATATCTGGGCTATATTCCGGCAATGTTACCGTTATGCCTGGGTTTAGCATGGGTCGCATTCGATCCCCGAAAACAAGGATGGCATGACAAACTGGCAGGTACAGTTGTCATAAAGCATATAGGGTATTGA
- a CDS encoding cold-shock protein has product MSQVTGVVKWFNADKGFGFIAQESGPDVFVHFRAINSEGFKTLDEGQKVSFTVTQGQKGPQAENVTVIS; this is encoded by the coding sequence ATGTCTCAAGTAACTGGTGTTGTTAAATGGTTTAACGCTGACAAAGGTTTCGGCTTCATCGCTCAGGAATCAGGTCCAGACGTATTCGTACACTTCCGTGCTATCAACTCTGAAGGTTTCAAAACTCTGGACGAAGGTCAGAAAGTTTCTTTCACCGTTACTCAGGGCCAGAAAGGTCCACAAGCTGAAAACGTAACTGTAATCAGCTAA
- the rlmA gene encoding 23S rRNA (guanine(745)-N(1))-methyltransferase — MNYECPICRKALVLDNKQWRCEQRHCFDVAKEGYVNLLPVNKKRSLDPGDNQQMMTARRVFLDAGYYQPLSDRINALAKDLGLICPDILDVGCGEGYYSQRLQSATNANLQGMDISKTAIRYAAKRYANLQFCVASAFDMPFADNSFDLLLKIFAPAAATELVRVCRPGGYYLSVTAGPMHHYALKEIIYDAPREHPLSEGKIPGFVLQHQERLQWMLHTPAGECSRSFLQMTPYLWKFTAEQIAQMEALGVNCELDFCIELFKRHI, encoded by the coding sequence ATGAATTATGAATGTCCTATCTGCCGTAAGGCGTTAGTCCTAGATAATAAGCAATGGCGCTGCGAACAGCGCCATTGCTTTGATGTGGCGAAGGAAGGTTACGTCAATCTGCTGCCGGTTAATAAAAAGCGGTCACTCGATCCCGGTGATAATCAGCAGATGATGACTGCCCGTCGAGTTTTCCTCGATGCTGGCTATTATCAGCCGTTAAGTGATCGTATTAATGCGTTAGCTAAAGACTTGGGGCTCATCTGTCCAGATATCCTCGATGTGGGTTGTGGTGAGGGGTATTACAGCCAGCGGTTACAAAGTGCTACCAATGCCAATCTGCAGGGCATGGATATTTCAAAAACAGCCATTCGTTATGCCGCAAAGCGTTATGCAAATTTGCAGTTTTGTGTTGCAAGTGCTTTTGATATGCCTTTTGCCGACAATAGTTTTGATCTGCTGCTTAAGATTTTCGCCCCTGCCGCAGCAACTGAACTCGTTAGAGTTTGTCGACCTGGCGGCTATTACCTGAGTGTGACGGCAGGGCCAATGCATCATTACGCATTAAAAGAGATCATCTATGATGCTCCGAGAGAACATCCTTTAAGTGAAGGGAAAATACCGGGTTTTGTATTGCAACATCAGGAACGACTGCAATGGATGCTGCATACGCCAGCAGGAGAGTGTAGCCGTAGCTTTTTACAGATGACCCCATATTTGTGGAAATTTACTGCGGAACAGATAGCTCAAATGGAAGCGCTCGGTGTCAATTGTGAACTGGATTTTTGTATTGAGCTGTTTAAGCGGCATATATAA
- a CDS encoding P-loop NTPase family protein, producing MTQVTQLPLYALDKIQYLPGGEEISHKEYLKLHAELLKQDTWIIDGFGCMQSAWERFAAADTLIYIDLPLVWHFLWVTKRLFKGIFINPEGWSELSPILKGSINSYRVLWLCHKKLSPAYRKFVNDAASSKHVYHLTSIKTVKTFLVDTDAFY from the coding sequence TTGACTCAAGTCACGCAATTACCGCTTTATGCGCTTGATAAAATTCAGTATCTTCCTGGTGGTGAGGAAATATCTCATAAAGAGTATTTAAAACTTCATGCTGAACTGCTCAAACAGGATACGTGGATTATCGATGGTTTTGGCTGTATGCAATCTGCATGGGAAAGGTTTGCCGCAGCCGACACGTTAATTTACATCGACCTACCGCTTGTATGGCATTTTCTTTGGGTCACTAAGCGATTGTTCAAAGGCATTTTTATTAATCCTGAAGGATGGTCAGAACTTAGTCCGATTTTGAAAGGGTCAATTAATAGCTACCGTGTTTTATGGTTGTGTCACAAAAAACTCTCCCCTGCCTATCGTAAGTTTGTTAATGATGCTGCCAGTAGCAAGCATGTATATCATCTAACTTCGATTAAGACGGTTAAAACATTTTTAGTGGATACCGATGCTTTTTACTGA